From a single Chitinophaga sp. Cy-1792 genomic region:
- the thrA gene encoding bifunctional aspartate kinase/homoserine dehydrogenase I, giving the protein MQVLKFGGTSVGSAKAIEQVCLILKENKPAGKYAIVVSAMGGITDKLISCGQLASAGNDQYKSVLEEIETRHLTAIRELFPITAQSSLISQLKKKLNALENLCDGIFQIGELSRRSLDKIMSFGELISCVFVAEKLKQQGLNATWKDSRELIVTDNNFGHAAVNFAATNHNIKSFFEQQQADYTVLPGFVASTPEGETTTLGRGGSDYTAAIIAAAVNADLLDIWTDVSGMMTADPRMVSQAIPIAHISYEEAMELSHFGAKVIYPPTIQPVMDKRIPVWIKNTFAPNDYGTLIHDGTDRNFPVTGISGIQHIALLTLEGSGMVGIPGFSKRLFEALSRERINVILITQSSSEHSITVGIHENEMLAAKATVDEEFATEIHEKKIEPLLVEKDLCIVAVVGDKMKNHHGTSGKLFGTLGRNGVNVRAIAQGSTEKNISAVINKADVKKALNLIHETFFEQPLKQVNLFIAGAGNVGSKLLEQLQQQQSFLQNELGLQIRVTGLANSKNMLLSEYGIKLSDWREQLPQGDTNDLQQYIAQIKALNLRNSVFVDNTASADVAKVYREFLQHGISVVTCNKIACSSDFQYYKELKELARKYDASFLFETNVGAGLPVINTLNDLIRSGDRVHSIEAVLSGSLNFVFNNFVNGADFRKVVKAAQDEGYTEPDPRIDLSGTDVMRKILILARESGAKMEMGDITNNLFLPDACLNAPSVADFYEQLDVHAGHFNGLLHDAASQGKRLKFVARYEEGKASVGLQQVAPEHPFYNLEGKDNIVLYTTSRYKEQPLIVKGAGAGADVTASGIFADIIRTAR; this is encoded by the coding sequence ATGCAAGTTTTAAAATTCGGCGGTACATCCGTAGGCAGTGCTAAAGCCATAGAACAAGTTTGCCTCATACTGAAAGAAAATAAGCCCGCTGGAAAATACGCCATCGTAGTATCTGCCATGGGAGGTATCACCGATAAACTGATCAGCTGCGGGCAGCTCGCCAGCGCCGGCAACGATCAATATAAATCAGTACTGGAAGAAATTGAAACCCGCCACCTTACCGCCATCCGTGAGTTATTCCCCATCACTGCACAAAGCAGCCTTATCAGCCAGCTGAAAAAGAAATTGAACGCCCTGGAAAACCTCTGCGACGGCATCTTCCAGATAGGTGAACTCAGCAGAAGGAGCCTGGATAAAATCATGAGCTTCGGTGAACTGATCTCCTGCGTGTTCGTAGCGGAAAAACTGAAACAACAGGGCCTCAACGCCACCTGGAAAGACAGCCGCGAACTTATCGTTACCGACAACAACTTTGGACATGCTGCCGTTAACTTCGCAGCGACCAATCACAATATCAAATCCTTCTTCGAGCAGCAGCAGGCCGACTACACCGTATTACCCGGCTTTGTAGCCTCCACTCCCGAAGGAGAAACCACCACACTTGGCCGCGGTGGCTCCGACTATACTGCCGCCATCATCGCAGCAGCTGTAAACGCAGACCTGCTCGATATCTGGACAGACGTCAGCGGCATGATGACCGCCGACCCACGCATGGTATCACAAGCCATCCCGATTGCACACATCTCCTACGAAGAAGCCATGGAGCTGTCGCACTTCGGCGCCAAAGTAATTTATCCGCCTACCATACAACCCGTAATGGACAAGCGTATCCCCGTTTGGATCAAAAACACCTTCGCTCCTAACGACTACGGCACCCTGATCCACGACGGCACCGACCGCAACTTCCCTGTTACCGGTATCTCCGGCATACAGCACATCGCCCTGCTAACCCTCGAAGGTAGCGGCATGGTGGGCATCCCCGGATTCTCCAAACGATTGTTTGAAGCACTCTCACGGGAACGGATAAACGTTATCCTCATCACACAGAGTTCTTCCGAACACTCCATCACCGTAGGTATCCATGAAAATGAGATGCTGGCCGCCAAAGCCACCGTAGATGAAGAGTTTGCGACAGAGATACACGAAAAGAAAATAGAACCGCTGCTGGTTGAAAAAGACCTCTGCATCGTAGCGGTAGTAGGTGATAAAATGAAGAACCATCACGGCACCAGCGGTAAACTGTTTGGCACACTGGGTCGCAATGGAGTGAACGTACGAGCGATCGCGCAGGGATCTACCGAAAAAAATATCTCCGCAGTTATCAATAAAGCAGACGTGAAGAAAGCCCTCAACCTGATACACGAAACATTCTTTGAGCAGCCGCTGAAACAGGTGAACCTCTTCATCGCCGGCGCCGGCAACGTAGGCAGCAAACTGCTGGAACAACTGCAGCAACAACAAAGCTTCCTCCAGAATGAACTGGGACTGCAAATCCGTGTAACAGGACTTGCCAACAGCAAGAATATGCTGCTGAGTGAATACGGCATTAAGCTGAGCGACTGGCGCGAACAGCTGCCACAGGGCGATACCAACGACCTGCAACAGTATATCGCACAGATAAAAGCACTCAACCTTCGCAACAGTGTATTTGTTGATAATACCGCCAGTGCTGATGTAGCCAAGGTATACCGCGAATTCCTGCAACATGGAATTTCTGTGGTTACCTGCAACAAAATTGCCTGCTCTTCAGACTTCCAATATTATAAAGAACTGAAAGAACTGGCACGAAAATATGACGCTTCTTTCCTGTTCGAAACCAATGTGGGTGCAGGTTTGCCAGTTATCAATACGCTTAATGACCTGATCCGCAGCGGCGACCGTGTACACAGCATCGAAGCGGTACTGAGCGGCAGTCTGAATTTCGTGTTCAACAATTTCGTGAACGGTGCCGACTTCCGCAAGGTGGTGAAAGCCGCACAGGACGAAGGTTACACCGAACCAGACCCACGTATAGACCTGAGCGGCACCGATGTTATGCGTAAGATCCTGATCCTCGCCCGTGAAAGTGGCGCTAAAATGGAAATGGGCGATATCACCAACAATCTTTTCCTGCCGGATGCTTGTCTGAACGCCCCTTCTGTGGCCGATTTCTACGAGCAGCTGGACGTTCATGCCGGTCATTTCAACGGCCTGCTCCACGATGCAGCCAGCCAGGGCAAACGCCTGAAGTTCGTTGCCCGCTATGAAGAAGGAAAAGCATCTGTAGGCTTACAGCAGGTAGCGCCGGAACATCCGTTCTACAACCTGGAAGGAAAAGACAATATCGTATTATATACTACCAGCAGATACAAGGAACAGCCACTGATCGTGAAAGGAGCAGGTGCGGGCGCAGATGTGACAGCATCCGGGATATTTGCGGACATCATCAGAACGGCGAGATAG
- a CDS encoding homoserine kinase produces the protein MDSIKVFAPGTVANVACGFDVIGLAMDAPGDEMILRRSNEPGIRITAVHGADLPLDPLKNVAGVAVQALLQKYENPEVGIEIEIFKNIHPGSGIGSSAASSAGAVVGANYLLGEPFTRKQLVRFAMEGERLASGSAHADNVAPAILGGFTMVRSYKPLDIISLHSPDELWVTVIHPQIEVKTSDAREILKQKVLMTDAIRQWGNVGALVAGLYQDDYDLISRSLEDVIVEPVRSILIPAFHELKIKSKEAGALGGGISGSGPSVFMLSKGEANARKVAETMDKVYAPLGVDYKIYVSRINTAGVKVID, from the coding sequence ATGGATTCTATAAAAGTATTTGCTCCCGGCACTGTTGCTAATGTTGCCTGCGGCTTTGATGTAATAGGACTGGCTATGGACGCACCAGGCGATGAAATGATCCTGCGCAGGAGCAATGAACCCGGCATCCGTATTACCGCCGTTCACGGCGCTGACCTGCCACTGGACCCGCTAAAAAACGTGGCCGGCGTCGCTGTGCAGGCATTACTACAGAAATATGAAAACCCTGAAGTTGGCATAGAAATAGAAATATTCAAAAATATACATCCCGGAAGTGGTATCGGCTCCAGCGCTGCCAGCAGTGCAGGTGCTGTAGTAGGCGCCAACTACCTGCTCGGTGAGCCTTTCACCCGCAAGCAACTGGTACGCTTTGCCATGGAAGGGGAAAGACTGGCATCCGGTTCGGCCCATGCCGACAACGTAGCCCCGGCCATCCTCGGTGGTTTCACCATGGTCAGGAGCTATAAACCACTGGACATCATCTCCCTGCACTCCCCTGATGAGTTATGGGTAACAGTTATTCACCCGCAGATAGAAGTGAAAACTTCTGATGCCCGTGAAATCCTGAAGCAGAAAGTACTAATGACAGATGCCATCCGCCAGTGGGGCAACGTTGGTGCACTGGTGGCAGGCCTCTACCAGGACGATTATGACCTGATCAGCCGCTCCCTGGAAGATGTGATCGTGGAACCGGTACGCTCTATATTGATTCCGGCTTTCCATGAATTAAAGATCAAATCCAAAGAAGCCGGCGCCCTCGGTGGTGGCATCAGCGGATCAGGACCTTCCGTATTCATGCTGAGCAAAGGCGAAGCCAATGCCCGGAAAGTGGCAGAAACAATGGATAAAGTATACGCTCCGTTGGGAGTAGACTATAAAATATACGTTTCCCGTATTAATACAGCAGGAGTAAAGGTGATTGATTAA
- the thrC gene encoding threonine synthase has product MQYYSLQNPTHKVSFETAVTTSMAPDKGLYFPEVIPQLDPAFIKNLDKYSDHEIGYEVIKAFVGDEIPEDKLKKIVADTLHFPFPIQKVSRATYALELFHGPTLAFKDVGARFMAGCLGYFRRNANTPVTVLVATSGDTGAAVASGFYNVPGVEVIILYPSRMVSTLQEKQLTTLGGNIRALEVLGTFDDCQQMVKTAFLDQEVQAKRPLTSANSINVARWLPQMFYYFLAYKQMKAAHPNVVFSVPSGNFGNICAGMMAAAIGLPVHHFIAATNTNDTVPRYMQSGKYEPGRAVPTLSNAMDVADPSNFVRVLELYGKNLPQLAASMSSYSFSDKETARTMERVYKESHYMLDPHGAVGYLGLQKYLAEDPEVTGVFLETAHPVKFEDTAPKSIRDEIHTPAKVMSLYGKEKSSIVIPADYSALKKTLMQLEFQNSELSR; this is encoded by the coding sequence ATGCAGTACTACAGCTTGCAAAATCCGACACATAAAGTTTCCTTTGAGACTGCTGTTACCACCAGTATGGCACCTGATAAAGGATTGTATTTTCCGGAGGTAATACCCCAGCTAGATCCGGCTTTTATCAAAAACCTGGACAAATATTCCGACCACGAAATTGGTTATGAGGTTATTAAGGCCTTTGTAGGAGATGAAATTCCTGAAGATAAATTAAAGAAGATAGTAGCAGATACCCTGCACTTTCCATTCCCGATACAAAAGGTTTCCCGTGCTACCTATGCGCTGGAACTCTTCCACGGCCCTACCCTTGCCTTCAAGGATGTTGGCGCCAGGTTTATGGCTGGCTGTCTGGGTTACTTCCGCCGGAATGCCAATACACCGGTTACAGTACTGGTAGCAACATCCGGAGACACCGGCGCGGCTGTTGCCAGTGGCTTCTATAATGTTCCGGGTGTGGAGGTGATCATCCTCTACCCTTCCAGAATGGTGAGTACCTTACAGGAGAAACAGCTGACCACACTGGGCGGAAACATTCGCGCACTGGAGGTTTTAGGCACTTTCGACGATTGTCAGCAAATGGTGAAAACCGCTTTCCTTGACCAGGAAGTACAGGCCAAACGCCCGCTGACATCCGCCAACTCTATCAATGTAGCCCGCTGGCTGCCGCAGATGTTCTACTATTTCCTGGCCTACAAACAAATGAAAGCGGCGCATCCTAACGTTGTATTTTCTGTTCCGAGCGGCAACTTCGGTAACATCTGCGCGGGTATGATGGCTGCTGCCATCGGCCTGCCGGTACACCACTTCATAGCGGCCACCAACACCAATGATACCGTACCACGCTATATGCAATCCGGCAAATACGAGCCTGGACGTGCAGTCCCAACCCTTTCCAACGCCATGGACGTAGCTGATCCCAGCAATTTCGTACGTGTGCTGGAGTTATACGGGAAAAATTTACCGCAACTGGCTGCCAGCATGAGCTCTTACAGCTTTAGCGATAAAGAGACTGCCCGTACCATGGAACGCGTTTACAAAGAATCCCACTATATGCTGGACCCACACGGCGCCGTAGGCTACCTGGGCCTCCAGAAATACCTGGCAGAAGATCCTGAAGTGACCGGCGTTTTCCTGGAAACAGCCCACCCGGTTAAATTTGAGGACACCGCGCCCAAGTCTATCCGCGATGAGATCCATACCCCTGCCAAGGTGATGAGTCTTTACGGCAAAGAGAAGTCCTCCATCGTTATTCCGGCAGATTATTCCGCTTTAAAAAAGACTTTAATGCAGTTAGAGTTTCAGAATTCAGAATTAAGCCGTTAA
- a CDS encoding homogentisate 1,2-dioxygenase: MPHYHKLGQVPHKRHTQFRKPDGGLYSEQLFSTEGFSSHSTLLYHCHPPTEIVKVDEPYNVAPQVAEEKMLKHRSFQGFNIQPEDDFLKSRKAVLVNNDLHIVLAAPRKSMSDYFYKNADADEMIFVHEGSGTLKTQYGQLKFGYGDYLVIPRGTIYQISFDTENNRLFIVESFSPIRYPKRYLSKYGQLLEHSPYCERDIRQPENLQTIDLEGDFLINIKKKGVMYPIHYKHHPFDVIGWDGCEYPFAFSIHDFEPITGRVHQPPPVHQTFEGSNFVVCSFCPRLFDYHPQAIPAPYNHSNIDSDEVLYYVDGDFMSRKHVTRGMITLHPAGIPHGPHPGAVEKSIGAKETKELAVMVDTFHPLQITAAALGIEDGSYTMSWAE; encoded by the coding sequence ATGCCACATTATCATAAACTAGGACAAGTGCCACATAAGCGCCATACCCAGTTCCGCAAGCCGGACGGAGGCCTCTATTCTGAGCAGCTGTTCTCTACGGAAGGGTTTTCTTCCCACTCCACATTACTATACCATTGTCATCCGCCTACCGAAATAGTAAAAGTGGATGAACCTTATAATGTGGCGCCACAGGTGGCAGAAGAAAAAATGCTGAAACACCGCAGCTTCCAGGGTTTTAACATCCAGCCGGAAGACGATTTCCTTAAAAGCCGCAAAGCGGTATTAGTTAATAACGACCTCCATATCGTACTGGCCGCTCCACGCAAAAGCATGAGCGACTACTTCTATAAAAACGCCGATGCCGATGAAATGATCTTCGTTCATGAAGGCTCCGGTACGCTCAAAACCCAGTACGGACAATTGAAATTCGGTTACGGCGATTACCTCGTCATTCCAAGAGGTACCATCTACCAGATTTCTTTTGATACAGAAAATAACAGGCTGTTCATTGTGGAATCGTTTAGCCCTATCCGTTATCCCAAACGGTACCTCAGCAAATATGGCCAGCTGCTGGAACATTCTCCTTACTGCGAAAGGGATATCAGACAGCCGGAAAACCTCCAGACAATCGACCTGGAAGGCGACTTCCTCATCAATATCAAAAAGAAAGGAGTTATGTACCCGATCCACTACAAACATCATCCGTTTGATGTGATCGGCTGGGATGGCTGCGAATATCCGTTTGCCTTTTCTATCCACGACTTCGAACCGATTACGGGCCGCGTGCACCAGCCACCACCGGTTCACCAGACATTTGAAGGTTCCAACTTTGTGGTATGCTCCTTCTGTCCGCGGCTGTTCGATTACCATCCACAGGCCATCCCTGCTCCTTACAATCACAGCAATATCGATAGCGATGAAGTTTTATACTATGTAGATGGCGATTTTATGAGCCGTAAACATGTTACGCGCGGCATGATCACACTACATCCTGCCGGTATACCGCATGGTCCGCATCCCGGCGCTGTGGAAAAAAGCATCGGCGCAAAAGAAACAAAAGAACTGGCAGTGATGGTAGATACCTTCCACCCGCTACAGATAACAGCAGCAGCACTCGGTATAGAAGATGGCTCCTATACCATGAGCTGGGCAGAATAA
- the hppD gene encoding 4-hydroxyphenylpyruvate dioxygenase, translating to METATRNTTTTTGQQDFLPLNGTDYVEFYVGNAKQAANFYKTAFGFQSAAYAGPETGIRDRVSYVLTQNKLRFVFTSALHPEGPIAEHVKAHGDGIKVLALWVDDARSAYEETIKRGAKSYMEPTVEKDEFGEVVRSGIHTYGDTVHIFVERKNYKGAFMPGYREWKTVYNPADAGLQYVDHCVGNVGWNEMNTWVDFYEQVMGFRNLLSFDDKDISTEYSALMSKVMSNGNGRVKFPINEPAEGKKKSQIEEYLDFYGGPGVQHVAIATNDIVKTVTELQSRGVEFLTVPSSYYETLLDRVGKIDEEIAPLQKLGILVDRDDEGYLLQIFTKPVQDRPTVFFEIIQRKGAQSFGKGNFKALFESIEREQALRGNL from the coding sequence ATGGAAACAGCTACCAGGAACACCACTACAACTACCGGTCAGCAAGACTTTTTACCACTCAACGGTACAGACTATGTTGAGTTTTATGTAGGTAACGCAAAACAGGCAGCTAACTTTTATAAAACAGCTTTCGGCTTTCAGTCTGCCGCTTATGCAGGCCCTGAAACCGGCATCAGAGACCGTGTTTCTTATGTGCTGACACAAAATAAACTCCGCTTCGTATTTACGTCTGCGTTACATCCGGAAGGTCCTATCGCAGAACATGTAAAAGCACACGGTGATGGTATCAAAGTGCTGGCCCTCTGGGTAGATGATGCACGTTCGGCATACGAAGAAACCATTAAACGTGGCGCTAAATCATACATGGAGCCTACCGTGGAAAAAGATGAATTCGGCGAAGTAGTACGCAGTGGTATCCATACCTACGGTGATACCGTTCACATCTTTGTAGAACGTAAAAATTACAAAGGCGCTTTCATGCCAGGCTACCGCGAATGGAAAACCGTTTACAACCCGGCTGATGCAGGTTTACAATATGTAGACCATTGCGTAGGTAACGTAGGCTGGAACGAAATGAATACCTGGGTAGATTTCTACGAACAGGTAATGGGTTTCCGCAACCTGCTCTCCTTCGATGATAAAGATATCTCTACCGAATACTCTGCACTCATGAGTAAAGTAATGAGTAACGGTAACGGACGTGTGAAATTTCCTATCAATGAACCTGCAGAAGGTAAAAAGAAATCTCAGATCGAAGAGTACCTCGACTTCTATGGCGGCCCTGGTGTACAACACGTAGCCATTGCTACCAACGATATCGTAAAAACTGTAACTGAACTGCAATCCCGCGGTGTGGAATTCCTCACCGTTCCTTCTTCTTACTATGAAACACTGCTGGACAGAGTAGGTAAGATAGATGAAGAAATTGCGCCGCTGCAGAAACTGGGGATCCTCGTAGACCGCGATGATGAAGGATACCTGTTACAGATCTTCACCAAACCGGTGCAGGACCGCCCTACCGTATTCTTTGAAATCATTCAGCGTAAAGGTGCGCAATCCTTTGGTAAAGGGAACTTTAAGGCACTGTTCGAATCTATCGAAAGAGAACAGGCGCTGAGAG